The following proteins come from a genomic window of Micavibrio aeruginosavorus EPB:
- a CDS encoding nitrilase-related carbon-nitrogen hydrolase has protein sequence MTTNTETMTIAHWVANYATPVKSAQDWCDLVERQLERAKAEKADVLLIPEYCSEGMLHYAPADLAPTGEVEWMAGQAQIVQPILQELVKKTGVALVAGSMPWPHDSGNGFTNRCWFLFPDREAAFHDKLVMTPFEKDPASWELEVGKDIKIIEWRGFRLSILICLDIEMPALSCKMSTLDIDLIFVPSQTSKPSGYHRVFGCAKARAVEMLTALAVVGCVGAPTLAGKKRDTYHSGASLYLPCEEAFGYTGIWAEIAVSPGKDLPGEMLISRDVPLGQIRAIRHGKPEVWPGPWNADGVEIKEAA, from the coding sequence ATGACGACCAATACCGAAACCATGACGATTGCCCATTGGGTTGCCAACTATGCCACACCCGTAAAATCCGCCCAGGATTGGTGCGATCTGGTGGAGCGCCAGCTGGAGCGCGCGAAGGCGGAAAAGGCTGATGTGCTGCTGATCCCGGAATATTGCTCGGAAGGGATGTTGCATTACGCCCCGGCCGATCTGGCCCCGACGGGCGAAGTCGAATGGATGGCGGGCCAAGCCCAGATCGTTCAACCGATCCTGCAAGAGTTGGTCAAGAAAACGGGCGTTGCATTGGTGGCGGGCAGCATGCCGTGGCCGCATGACAGCGGCAATGGTTTTACCAACCGTTGCTGGTTCCTGTTCCCGGATCGCGAAGCGGCGTTCCATGACAAGCTGGTCATGACCCCGTTTGAAAAGGACCCGGCATCGTGGGAATTGGAAGTCGGCAAGGATATTAAAATTATTGAATGGCGCGGTTTCCGCCTGTCCATCCTGATCTGCCTCGACATCGAAATGCCAGCGCTGTCCTGCAAAATGTCCACGTTGGACATTGATTTGATTTTTGTGCCGTCGCAAACGTCGAAACCGTCGGGTTATCACCGCGTATTCGGCTGTGCCAAGGCGCGTGCCGTTGAAATGCTGACCGCGCTGGCCGTTGTCGGTTGCGTGGGTGCGCCGACCCTGGCCGGGAAAAAGCGCGACACGTATCACAGTGGGGCGTCCTTGTACCTGCCGTGCGAAGAAGCGTTTGGTTACACCGGGATCTGGGCGGAAATCGCCGTATCCCCGGGCAAGGATTTGCCGGGTGAGATGCTGATTTCCCGTGATGTGCCGTTGGGCCAAATTCGTGCGATCCGCCATGGCAAACCGGAAGTCTGGCCGGGCCCGTGGAATGCCGATGGCGTGGAAATTAAAGAAGCGGCTTAA
- a CDS encoding succinate dehydrogenase assembly factor 2, whose protein sequence is MNTHPSEPVDDLRRRLMYQSDHRGTKEMDIILGRFARDYVPGFSAAELADYANVLQLNDVDLYNWVTGQATPPANLVTPVLQKLLDHQPFDR, encoded by the coding sequence ATGAACACGCACCCTTCCGAACCCGTTGACGATCTGCGCCGCCGCCTGATGTATCAATCCGATCATCGCGGAACCAAGGAAATGGACATCATTCTGGGCCGTTTTGCCCGGGATTATGTGCCCGGCTTCTCGGCCGCGGAACTGGCCGATTATGCTAATGTCCTGCAATTGAACGATGTGGATTTGTATAACTGGGTCACGGGACAAGCCACGCCCCCCGCCAATCTGGTTACGCCGGTGCTGCAAAAACTGCTGGATCACCAGCCGTTTGATCGCTGA
- the recG gene encoding ATP-dependent DNA helicase RecG has protein sequence MTNNSSQPEHAEAAPPPKSIGRPFALDPLFRPLTVLSGIGPRNGKLLEKLVGGPKILDLLWHKPIDFIDRRYAPTLAEALPGKTATLTLRVEKHTPNTRRNLPYRVRCTDDTGSIDLVFFNAHKDYIEKNMPLGATIIASGKVEAYQGQLQMVHPDALGALEDKDAIATIEPIYALTAGVTNKAVRKAIHSALPAVPQLPEWQDAAYFARQHWPAWDESVRVLHNPPGENGLSPLHPARARLAYDELLANQLALSLVRYRQRKVNGRAYNTNGPHRARVLAAVPFELTGAQKQALTEIDADMGSDERMLRLLQGDVGSGKTVVAALSMMNAIDAGAQAALMAPTEILARQHAQSLKPWLDAAGVRFVILTGRDKGKARDLLLQQIASGAAQVVIGTHALFQDDVIFSDLGLAVIDEQHRFGVHQRLQLASKGKGVDTLVMTATPIPRTLTLTAYGDMDVSRLNEKPPGRKPVDTRLMSQDKLDEMIDGVARQIATGARVYWVCPLVEESEVMDLAAAEERFDILQARFGDRVGLVHGRLKPQEKDDVMEKFARGDLSILVATTVIEVGVNVPEATIMIIEHAERFGLAQLHQLRGRVGRGGDKSFCFLLYSGPLSDNGKARLATMRDTEDGFLIAEKDLELRGSGDILGTKQSGLPTFRLADLSAHAELLATARDDARLIIDKDPDLKGPRGNALRHLLYLFERDQAIQYLRSG, from the coding sequence ATGACCAATAACTCCAGCCAGCCCGAACATGCCGAAGCCGCACCACCGCCCAAATCCATCGGGCGGCCTTTTGCGCTGGACCCGCTGTTCCGGCCATTGACCGTTTTATCCGGTATTGGCCCGCGCAATGGCAAATTGCTGGAGAAGCTGGTCGGCGGACCGAAGATCCTCGACCTGCTCTGGCACAAGCCCATCGACTTTATTGATCGGCGGTACGCCCCCACGCTGGCCGAAGCCCTGCCCGGTAAAACCGCCACGCTCACCCTGCGCGTTGAAAAACATACGCCGAACACGCGGCGCAACCTGCCCTATCGCGTGCGATGCACGGATGATACGGGGTCCATTGATCTGGTGTTCTTTAACGCGCATAAGGATTACATCGAAAAAAACATGCCGCTGGGTGCCACCATCATCGCCAGTGGCAAGGTTGAAGCGTATCAAGGCCAGTTGCAAATGGTCCACCCCGACGCGTTGGGCGCGCTGGAGGACAAGGATGCCATCGCCACCATCGAACCCATCTATGCCCTGACCGCTGGCGTTACAAACAAGGCCGTGCGCAAGGCCATCCATTCCGCCCTGCCCGCCGTTCCGCAATTGCCGGAATGGCAGGATGCCGCCTATTTCGCGCGCCAGCACTGGCCCGCTTGGGATGAGTCCGTGCGCGTCCTGCACAATCCACCCGGCGAAAACGGGTTATCGCCGCTGCACCCCGCCCGCGCGCGGCTGGCCTATGATGAATTGCTGGCCAACCAATTGGCGCTGTCGCTGGTGCGGTACCGCCAACGCAAGGTGAATGGCCGCGCCTATAACACCAACGGCCCGCACCGCGCCCGCGTTCTGGCCGCCGTGCCGTTTGAATTGACGGGCGCGCAGAAACAGGCTTTGACCGAAATTGACGCCGATATGGGCAGCGATGAACGCATGTTGCGTCTGCTCCAAGGTGATGTGGGCAGCGGCAAAACCGTTGTAGCCGCCCTGTCCATGATGAATGCCATTGATGCGGGCGCGCAGGCGGCGTTGATGGCCCCGACCGAAATTCTCGCCCGCCAGCACGCGCAAAGTTTGAAACCGTGGTTGGATGCCGCCGGGGTGCGTTTCGTCATCCTGACGGGCCGCGACAAGGGCAAAGCCCGCGACCTGCTCCTGCAACAAATCGCCAGCGGCGCGGCGCAAGTGGTGATCGGCACCCATGCTTTGTTTCAGGATGACGTTATTTTCTCCGACCTCGGCCTCGCCGTGATTGATGAACAACATCGTTTCGGCGTTCACCAGCGCCTGCAACTGGCATCCAAGGGCAAGGGTGTGGATACGCTGGTCATGACCGCAACGCCGATCCCGCGCACCCTGACCCTGACCGCCTATGGCGATATGGATGTCAGCCGCTTGAATGAAAAACCACCGGGGCGTAAACCCGTGGACACGCGATTGATGTCCCAGGACAAGCTGGATGAAATGATTGACGGCGTCGCCCGCCAGATTGCCACGGGGGCCCGTGTGTATTGGGTTTGCCCGCTGGTCGAAGAGTCCGAGGTGATGGATCTGGCCGCCGCCGAAGAACGGTTCGATATTCTGCAGGCCCGTTTTGGCGATCGTGTCGGCCTTGTCCATGGGCGGCTGAAGCCACAGGAAAAAGACGATGTCATGGAAAAATTCGCCCGCGGCGATCTTTCCATCCTCGTCGCTACGACGGTGATCGAAGTGGGCGTGAACGTACCCGAAGCCACCATTATGATTATCGAACATGCTGAACGGTTCGGCCTGGCCCAGTTGCACCAGTTGCGCGGGCGCGTGGGACGCGGCGGGGATAAATCATTTTGCTTCCTGCTGTACTCTGGCCCCCTCTCCGATAATGGCAAGGCCCGATTGGCCACCATGCGCGATACAGAAGATGGATTCCTGATCGCCGAGAAAGATCTGGAACTGCGCGGCAGTGGCGATATCCTCGGCACCAAGCAAAGCGGCTTGCCCACATTCCGCCTCGCGGACCTGTCGGCCCATGCCGAATTGCTGGCCACCGCCCGGGATGATGCCCGGTTGATCATCGACAAAGACCCGGACCTGAAAGGCCCCCGGGGCAACGCCCTGCGCCACCTGCTTTATCTCTTTGAAA